A region from the Aegilops tauschii subsp. strangulata cultivar AL8/78 chromosome 5, Aet v6.0, whole genome shotgun sequence genome encodes:
- the LOC141022618 gene encoding uncharacterized protein yields the protein MGDFNLLVNPEDKSNGLINMRMMAWFRKRLNMLELKELYLNGRWYTWSNERARATMEKIDHVFCTNSWEDLYPNNLLMALSTVVSDHNPMLLNLDAELNMGQRFKFESFWTKADGFFDTIRDA from the coding sequence ATGGGAGATTTCAACTTGCTAGTAAACCCCGAGGACAAGAGCAATGGGTTGATCAACATGCGGATGATGGCCTGGTTCCGCAAGCGGCTTAACATGCTCGAGCTCAAGGAGCTCTATCTCAACGGTAGATGGTATACGTGGTCAAATGAGAGGGCACGAGCAACCATGGAGAAGATTGACCATGTCTTTTGCACCAATTCTTGGGAGGATTTGTACCCAAATAACCTCCTCATGGCGCTGAGCACTGTGGTGTCCGATCACAACCCCATGTTGCTGAATCTTGACGCGGAATTGAACATGGGTCAGAGGTTCAAGTTTGAATCCTTTTGGACGAAGGCGGACGGGTTCTTCGACACAATAAGGGACGCATAG